Genomic DNA from Luteimonas viscosa:
AGCTGCCCGTTCGAGTAGCCCCCGGGGGCGAGCGTCGACGGACCACGTCTCGTGTGTGCGGCGGTTGCGGGGCGTTAGCCAAGCTCCTTGTTCTGAGGGGGCACGGAGGCTGCAATGATGCCGATCATCTCGGCCGTAGCGCGCGCGACCGCCTGGGTGGCGCCCTCGGCGCTCCAGTTTCCACGTTCGAGTTCCTGTGCACGCGTGATGACAGCCGGGCTCCAGGGGATCTCGGGGTCGAGCTGATGGAGCGTGCCGCTTCCCCATATCAGTGCTGCCAATGCAGCGACACGGGGCGTCGGTCCCACACCGTCCACAAGAACGTTGCGGACCTCTCCGATGAGGCCGGACCTGCGTCCGCTTTCTCCGTCCTTGAGGGTCGTTGTCTTGAGCATGCCGAGCACTTTGCCGTTCTCCTCACGGATGTCGCCTCGCGCAATGAGACGCTCCAGAAGTGGCTGCCGTAGTGCCGGTCCGATCGCGACGAGCATGGCCTGTACCACGCGCGGCGTGTCCGCGGCATAGTCCCACGCCGAGCGCAGGATCTCGTCCGACGGGGCCGTGCCTTCTGCTTCCACAATTGCGGAGCCGGCCCGGGTTGTTGTGGTCGCCACGCTTTCATTGAAGGTGAGTTCTGCCAGCACGGCCCCGGCCAGCACGTAGTGCAGGGTGTTCTCGCCTGCGATGGCGCCGGAGTCGGGCTGGAACAGCACAAGCAGAAGATCCTCCGCAAGGGTCGGGGCAGTGAGATCCATCATTGGTCGCTCCTTGTCTTGGATGTCTCGATAGGTCGATGGTGGCCGGGCCGGCCTGGTCGTGGGTCGAGCCTAGGAACGTACGCAGCGCGGTATCGTTGCAACGGCGTTCGAGTCCCGGGACTTCTTCCTTGCCAGGGGTTTGGACGAGAACGGCGTGCTCACCTCTTGAC
This window encodes:
- a CDS encoding GOLPH3/VPS74 family protein yields the protein MMDLTAPTLAEDLLLVLFQPDSGAIAGENTLHYVLAGAVLAELTFNESVATTTTRAGSAIVEAEGTAPSDEILRSAWDYAADTPRVVQAMLVAIGPALRQPLLERLIARGDIREENGKVLGMLKTTTLKDGESGRRSGLIGEVRNVLVDGVGPTPRVAALAALIWGSGTLHQLDPEIPWSPAVITRAQELERGNWSAEGATQAVARATAEMIGIIAASVPPQNKELG